The following is a genomic window from Zalophus californianus isolate mZalCal1 chromosome 10, mZalCal1.pri.v2, whole genome shotgun sequence.
agttctttttcctttcttaattggGATGCTGTGGGGTGCAGTATACCTTCCCCAGTTGGCTGCAGCCCACTTCTCTTTGTCTTATTCCAGCTTCTCCCGTGTATTTTATTTGCTTGGGTCCTGGAGGCATTTGAGTTTGAAATTCCTGGTACACTTCGCCCTTCTGCCTCTGTCAGGCTCTGATTCCCCCCTGGATCCTAAGCGTTTTGCCTTCCCATTCCCAGTGCATCCGTGAATCCTGATTTCCTTATCTTGACACCCAGAAGTGCCCCTGGTTCTATGGGCATTCAGTTATGCCCCTTGGGGGTTGAGGAGCTGAGCTCAGAGATCTAAGTTCCCTGGAGCCGGGAAGTCTGCCTAGCTGAGCATGACTGTTTTCCCTGGAAAAAGGGCAGGAGGCCCCAGTGTGTATTAAAAGAGGACAGGTGCAGCCCCAGGGGCATCTCTGGGCTGTGTCCTGGGAGAACGGTCCCTTCAGGCCAGGGCATGACCGAAGGCAGTGGCTCACCACTTCTGCCCAGCAACTTTGCTAGATTCAACTCCACTGTGTGCTCTGAGCCTGGCCACAGCTGCGGCTCAGTACATAATTGCTATGTGAAGGATGGTCTTGGCTTGTCTGGGGTTTTCACATCTGAGATGAGCTCATTGTTTTCTTGATCTGCCTCTTTCCTAGCAAGGGGTCTCTAGGACtcaggaaggggcaaagggataGGTTACCTCCCTTAAGGCAGACTGGGACCCGCAGACTCCCCCTGGGAAAGGAGCTTTGTGGATGAGctattttcctctccttctggcaAAGTGCAGAGAAGACAGTGGGTTCTGGAAGGGGAGTACCTCTCGAGACCGGAGCCTTTCTGGGAAGAGTCACCTGAGTGACCAGTTTATCCTAGGGAGCCCTCCTGTCATGTTTCCTCCCGGAGGGACCCCAGAAGGGTAGGGTGCCCAAAAAAGTGAGTGAGCGAGACCTCAGGTGTGTAGGAGTGGGGAGGCTGGATCTAAACCCTCTGCTTAGACCCCTGAGTCCTGACCTAGCAGGAAAGGAAGTCTGATGTCTGAACAGGGACCTCTACCTGCACCATTCCTTACTCCCTCAACTGACCTTTGTTCTGGCCCCAGCTGCCCTGTGTTCACCTTCGTCTCCCAACTAATGATAGCGCTATGGAACCAGAACCTAAAAGGCCTTCAAGCAACAAATGGAGGATGCTTGGTGGAGTCTGTTGGGGACCCCAGAAGTGAATGGGCAGGTTCTCACCTCCTCCAAAGAGGTGGTCACAGTAGCCAGAGGTGACAGGCAAAGCACTTAATGACCAGTACAACATGGGCATCAACCACATAGAATGTTCCAGCTGAATCTCAGACCTGATGCCATATATCCTCAAATATAAGATGCCATtgactataatatatatatatatatactattactGGAAAAGAAACTTGTCAATTAAACTATGaccaatctttctttctttctttccttttttaagattttatttatttgagagagtgcgtgcacatgggcagggggagggttagagggagagcagcttttttttttttatcactttcaatttctttctgGCATCTGTTAAAATAAGTCTCTCGGACTTATTTCCACATCGATTGTTATGTTCTGTCTACAAGCTGCATGCACGGGCCATGACGGCTATGACCGACGCCCCGGTGACAGTGACCACTAGACTCCATGGTGAAAGACACACTTTGACTCAGAGAAGGTTGTGTGTGGAAAAAGGTGCATCTTAGAGTCGATGAGCTATGGTAATTTCTAAGAGTTACTGAGCACTTATTCATTATCATCCAAAGAAATCTGTAAGGTGATCATTTATTAgacccattgtacagatgagcaaGGGTGAAGTCAGCCCCCCCAGCTCACACGAGCAGTAGGTGGCCGAGCCAGACTCCCGCCCAGGCTAACCCGGAGAGAGTCATGTACTATATTTAAACAGGGGCAACCTTGAGGGTCCCAAGAAACCGTGTTATTCCATGGGCGGTGGCAATGCCTCTTTGAGTTTAGGACCTGTAGGCCCAGTACACTGGCGCGGTCCCTTCAGCAAACAGCTTGAGGGAGAAATCAAGGGCGGGGGCGGCCTGGGTCAGCATCCCCAGAGAGATGACGTCGATGTGGGGCCCACAGAACTGAGGGAGACTGGCCAACGTGATGCCCCCGCTGGCCTCCACGCCCACACCCGGGAAGCGGGCCTTCAGCGCTGCAGCCGTGGGGTGCAGCTCCTGTGAGACACAAGCCAAGGGGAGAtgagggttcccccccccccccggccaccaCCACCACGGCCCCTTCCCGGGAAGCAGACCCCGCCTCACCTCAGGCTTGAAGTTGTCCAGCAGGACGAGGTCCGCTCCCGCCTCAGCGGCCTCCACAGCCTCCTGCAGACTGCCGCACTCCACCTCCACCTTCAGGGCAAAGTCGGCCACCTGCCGCGCCCCTCGCACCGCCTGTGGGGCAGGCCCGGAGGGGGAGAGTGAGCTCAGTGGCGCCTGGCACAGGGCACAGAGAGGGGCCTGGCCTTCGAGAGGCCCAGGGTGGGTAAGGAGCTGGGGGTTAGGGAGAAGACCAGGCAGCCGGATGATTGCTCCCACACTAGGTGAAACCACATGAAATGACTGCTTGTGTGGATCAGAAAGGTGGCCAAATATCAGCAATATTTGGCAGTTGGACGGGAGTTCAATTTGACTCAAGAATATTAAAactgcgggcgcctgggtggttcagttggttaagcgactgcctttggctcaggtcatgatcctggagtcccgggatcgagtcccgcatcgggctccctgctcggcggagagtctgcttctcactctgaccttcccccctctcatgtactctctctctttctctctctcaaataaataaataaaatctttaaaaaaaaaagaatattaaaactggaaggcaggggaggctgggtggctcagtcgttaagcgtctgccttcagctcagatcatgatcccagggtcctgggatcgatccctgcatccggctccctgctccgggggaagcctgcttctccctctcccactccccctgctcatgttccctctctcgctgtgtctctctctgtctaaataaataaacaaacaaacaaacaaacaaacaaaaccactggaaggcagctctttctgcccgcGGGTCCTGTCCTCgtgctataataaaaacatatcttgcaccgaaaaaataaataaataaataaataaaactggaaggGGTCTTCAAGAACATTTTCCCAAAAAGGAAACCGGTCCAGGGAGCTAGAGTGACCGGGCCAAGGTGACAGCGCCACCAACACCAGGTTCCGGGGAGCTTGCCCTTTGCTTTTGAACATCACAGCAAGTCCCAGAGCGTCGGGGGAGAAAAGTCGGCCACGCGCCCATCTGACGGGTAGTGCGCCCAGGGGGTCAGGGGGTCTAGCAGCCCCGACTCCTGGGCCATCACTGTTCACCAGGGCgtggtttggggtggggaggtccCCGGTGGAGGGGAAGGGCTGCAGCAGggaggtcggggggggggggcagggcacgCACCTTTTCCACGCCGCCCGCCGCCACCACGTGGTTGTCCTTCACCATCACCAGTCCTCCCAGGTCGTAGCGGTGAGCGGCGGCCCCGCCCACCAGGAGCCCGTACTTCTCAGCCAGCCGGAAGCCGGGCGTGGTCTTCCTCGTGCCCGCCACGTGCCCGGCCCAGCCCGCCTCCCTGGCGGCCTCcaccgcggcggcggcggcgctggcCACCCCACTGCAGCGGGCCAGTGTGTTCAGGGCCACCCGCTCCCCCAGCAGCAGACAGTGCGCGGGGCCCCGGACCTCGGCCACCCTGGCCACGGGCACCAGCTTTGCGCCCTCGGGGAGGAACCAGGAGACCTGGCAGTTGACTTTGGCAAAGATGGCATCGAAGAAGGGCCTCCCAGCCAGTACCCCGGGGGACTTGGCCCACAGCACCGCCTGCGAGGGGGCTGCGCCCGTGACCAAGGCTGCGTGGTTGGGACCGGGGCAGTCCTCTCGGAGCCAGCTCTCTGCCAGGGCGGCCAGAGTGGCGGGGGGCAGCAGCAGCGCCAGACCTGGGAGGGAAAGACGGACAAGGGGGTTACCTCTTGGCTGCCTCCCTGGGAGTCACGGGTGCTTGTCAAAACATCTAAGCACCAGCGACACTGGGGGCTAGCCAATCAGGGCGAAGATCTGGGGATCCTGGGAGAGGGCCCTGTGGGCTGGACAAGGCTGTCAGgttaagcaaataaaaacacaggacccCTCGTTAGATCTAAATTTCTGACAAACATCAAAGGTTTgttttaagtataaatatatcCCGGGTGATAGTTAGAACATACTGACACTTAAAAATCATCTGTTGATTATccgaaattcagatttaactgagTGGCCTCTATTCTGTGGCAAACCTAGTGCCCGATCAACAGCTCCTGACCAACCAGAGAAGGCCCTGGAAAGCCGTCTGCTGCCTTTGCAGCCGCCCCAGGCGGGATGTGTGTCTGCCCCACGGCTGCCGTATTTCACCGCGGGAAGGCCAGCTCTTTACAGATGTGGAGACTGAGTAAAGGCAAGTCGGCCGAGGTCATACAGAAAACTGGCAGCAGAGTCCGACCGGCCAGGCCTCGTGGTCACGGCCGCCTGTTCTTCTGCCTTTGCACCTCTTGCTTggagcaaccccccccccccgccacacacacacacacacacacacacacacacacacacacacacacacacgcacacgcgcgcgcgcgcctgATGTCTCAACGAACTGTCCTCTCTCTAGAGATGCGGGCTGTACAAGGAAGGTGCAGGGGTAAGTTGGGCTTGAGCCCTTGCTCTGTGAGGCACAGCTTCAGGAGTGTAAGCGAGTCCTTTccccgtaaaaaaaaaaaaaaaaaaaaaaaagttgtgcaCATGGTGGTCCTTCCTGCCCGCGTCTGGCTGCTAACCCGCCCCTGAGGTCCGTGGAGCGAACCGGTGAGCTCAGGCACGGTGCAACATCGCCATCTGTCGGCCAGGAGAAGGCCTGCAGCCTCATCTGCTCGAGCCCTGGACGGACATTGGATGGCATGTTAGGGGGTTTATTTTGCTTCCTCACTTTTGCTCCAAGTTGAAGTTAAGACCAGGCGTTCTGGCTTGCTGTACTCTCAGAACAAGGCCCTTCTTGCCCACCCTTTCTTCCCCAAAGCCAAGCACCCAGTATTcgtctccccatcccccaccctcactGACGGTATCTGGCCCTCCTTTTCCACATTCTGCTCCAAGTGGCTTCCATTCCTCACTCAGAGCCAGCTGTGCCCTGGCTGGATGCTGGGAATAGTCAGTAAAGGTGACAAAGACACAGTTCCCATCTCCACTGTTCACCAGCCAGCCAGGCAAAAGGCCCGTGGACATACAGCAGAGATGCAGAAGTTCACACTCCATCCACACCAGGTGCAGggatgtttgcttttttttttttaagatttttttttaaagattttatttatttgagagagagagaatgagagagagcacatgagaggggttagggtctgagggagaagcagaccccctgccgagtagggagcccgatgtgggactccatccagggactccaggatcatgacctgagctgaaggtagtcgcttaaccaactgagccacccaggtgccctttttcaagattttatttatttctctgacacacagagaaagagagagagagcacaagcagggggagcaggagagggagaagcaggctccccgctgagcagggagcccaatgtgggctccatcccaggaccctgagatcatgacctgagctgaaggcagatgcttaacctgactgagccacccaggtgtcccctgatgtttgctttttaaagtgaatgtgaatcctggggcacctgggtgactcagtcattaagcctatAAAGGAACTAACTACTGACAGACACAATAGGGAAGCGTTTCAAGTGTATTGTTCTAAGTAAAGAAGCCCAATTCTAAAGGCCCTGTGCTATTTGAGTTCATCATccatatgacattttggaaaaagcaaaaccacagcgagagaacagactggtggtttcCTGAGTGTGGAGGAGGGGCTGGCCTCAAAGGACCGGCACCAGGGAGTTTGGGGATGGGACTGAACTAGTCTACATTTTGTTTCTGATGGTGGTTACACCACTGATGCATTTGTCAAGACGCAGAACTCTACACagaaaagggtgaattttactctCATTAAACCTATTAAAATAAGGCAATAAAAAAGTATATCACTCTCCTGTTTAAAACCTTACTTTCATTCTATTAGCTCCAGCTGAtacttctatttttcatttattcttttgacaAATCCTTCTCGAACGCCAGCTCCGTGCCAGGCACTAATTGCTGGATGACAGAGTGGACAGCACTCCCTCTTAGCTTTCAGGCCTTAGCCTATGCTGTTCCAAGGTTgtgcctctgcctggaaggcccttcccttcccctcacctcAGACTCCTCCTTCACCTCCACTCCTCTTTCAGGTCTTCTCTTAGATATCACTTCCTTGGCAGGGGGCTCTGGCAGACCCCCTATTGGGTCACATGCTCAGTCGGTTCCTTACTCTTCACTCATGCCCTACTCTGGAGGCCAAAAATGGGTCATCCAGAGAGTTTTCTGCTCCATTCCAAGTGCCTCACGCACGGAACCATACAAATGTGCTACTTTTATAGGTCAAAAATGGCCAAGtattggcaatttcatatggttttgCTTAATATTGCGTGTTCAGTGATACTCATCCAGGCAGAGAGACTGCACAGTGGAATGAATCAGCACCCAGACTCTGGGGCCATACGGCCTGGTCTTCAGTACTGTCTTGGCCACCTGCAGCTAAGTGATCTCGGCCAAGGCCAAGTGACTGAACATCTCCGGGGCCTCAAATATGCCTCCTTTGTGACAGGGAAAACGAAAATAATCACCTCGCAGGGTTGTATGAAAATTGAGTGACTATTTGCAAAGCTCCCGGGAACATGGTAGATGTGTTTGCTAAAGGACGACCGAGCCTTTACCAGAGGTcgtgggagcacagaggaagaaatgacTAAGTGTCTGTGAGGACGGGGGAGGTAATTTTTGtggccttgaaggatgagtagtGTTTGCCAGGCAGAGTTATGAGGTGATGTGGGGGAGATATTTCAGGCTGAAAAAGCAGGTGTCCGACACTCGAAAgcaagaaaatagagaaatgctGTAAGGGCGGGCTTCAGAGGAGCAATGGGATGGCCAGGGGGCAAAAGCCTGAATTATTTAGCTGAGCAATTTGGTCAGATCCTAGGGGCCATCATAGAATTTTAAGCacaaggcaatttttttttaagatttatttttaagtaatctctacatccagtgtggggcttgaacttacaaccccgagatcaagagtcacacactctactgactgactgactgagccagccaggtgccccaagcaagGAAATTATACAATTATGATTTTATTCTAGACGGGTCACTTCAGCCACCGACTGGAGACAGGTTGGGAGGCAAAAGGAGACTGATGCAATCGGCCAGACAGAAAGAGATGAAGCCCTGCACTTGGGCAGGAACCGTAGGAATAGCAAGCAGGGACAAAAGCGAGAGCTGCTTCTAAGGCAGGATCCGCCAGAATGAGCAGCTCATGAGATGTAGAAGCCTTGGGTTTCT
Proteins encoded in this region:
- the QPRT gene encoding nicotinate-nucleotide pyrophosphorylase [carboxylating], whose protein sequence is MDPEGLALLLPPATLAALAESWLREDCPGPNHAALVTGAAPSQAVLWAKSPGVLAGRPFFDAIFAKVNCQVSWFLPEGAKLVPVARVAEVRGPAHCLLLGERVALNTLARCSGVASAAAAAVEAAREAGWAGHVAGTRKTTPGFRLAEKYGLLVGGAAAHRYDLGGLVMVKDNHVVAAGGVEKAVRGARQVADFALKVEVECGSLQEAVEAAEAGADLVLLDNFKPEELHPTAAALKARFPGVGVEASGGITLASLPQFCGPHIDVISLGMLTQAAPALDFSLKLFAEGTAPVYWAYRS